Sequence from the Myxococcales bacterium genome:
TGATACGGTTGAGCGATGACTCGCCCGTCGGACGGTAGGGAGCATACCAACGCTCCCAGCTCATCCGAAGACGATTACCGCCCCGAGGGGCCGACGGCGCGCGCCCGCGAGCGCGTCGGCTCGACGATCGTCGGGCGTTACCGGCTCGACGAGCTGCTCGGCGTCGGCGGCAGCGCGGCCGTGTACGCGGCCACGGAGCTCGAGTCGGGTCAGCGCTTCGCCATCAAGATTCTCCACCCGGAGCTCTCCGCGCGCGACGATCTCGTGCGGCGCTTTCTGCGCGAAGGGGCCATCGCCAAGAAGCTCGATCACCCGGGCCTGGTGCCCATCTTCGAAGACGGACACACGGAAGACGGCGCTGTCTTCTTGGTGATGGAGATGCTCGAGGGCCACACGCTCGAGCGCTGGGCCACCTTCGAGGAGCGCCTCCCCATCGTCGAGAGCCTGCGCGTCGCCGAGGAGGTGCTCGATCTCCTCGCAGCGGCTCACGACGCGGGGATCGTTCACCGCGACATCAAGCCGGCCAACCTCTTTCGAACGCGCTCCGGTGAGATCAAGGTCCTCGATTTCGGCATCGCGCGCTTCTTCGAGGGCCCCAACGACGGCATGCAGACGCAACACGGCGCCGGCATGGGAACGCCGTCGTTCATGCCGCCGGAGCAGGCGCGCGGTCGCTGGAACCTCGTCGACGGGCGCACCGACGTCTGGGCCGTCGGCGCTGTGCTCTTTGCGGTCCTCTCGGGCGAGAAGCCGCGCATCGCCGAGACCACGCATGAGGAGCTCCTCCTCGCGATGACCCAACCGGTGCGCTCCGTTCTCGACGCGGCGCCGCGCCTCCCGCCGCTCGTCGCCGATGTCGTGGACCGCGCCCTCGCGTTCGCAATGGACGATCGCTTCGCCTCGGCGCGCGCCATGCAGGCGGCGCTCCGCTCGGCCCGCGAGATCCTCGAGGACAAGAGCCCCGCGTCGGCGCCGACGCGACCCGACCTGCTCGTCATCGAGAACGCGCCGGAATCGCGCTCCATGGTCTTCGTCGCGCCGCCCCCCATCTCCGACAGCGACGTCGATCCGGTGTCGCTCTCGGCGGCCGATCTCGAGACGCGCGAGCGGCCCCCGCTCATGGTCGCGCCAAGGCCGCCGGCGCCTCACGCGAAGAAGCCGTCAACCGATCGGCCGCCGCCCTTGCCCGCCGCGGCGCGCCCGCGCGAAGCCGCCGGCGTGCAAGCGCCGCCGGCGCCGCTGCCGCCCGCACCAGGCCGTCCGCGCGGCGTCGACCCCGCGACGGTGCCGCGTTCGGACGTTCAATCGGGCGGCCTGTCATCGCTCGCGCGCAGCGTCGTCGGCTTCGACGCGGAGCATCGCTACATCCTCGTGGCGGCGGAGGGCACGAACCTCATCGGCCTGCGCCTCCATCGGGGCATCGCGCTCTGGCGCCACCCGATCCCCGACGGACCGGTGTGGCTCGCGGTCTTTGGGCGCACCGTCGTGGTGGCGTCGGGGGCCTCGCTCTCCACCGTCGACCTGGTGACCGGCGAGGTCACGTTGCGGTCGGTCCTTCCCCGCCCCGTCGATCCCGACGATCGCGTGCCGAACGCGCCGGCCATCGTGTGGTTCCAGAACCCGCAACCGATGCTGGTGGCGCGCGCCAGCGGTTCGACGCTCCTCTCCATCCACGCAGGTCACGGGACAGTGGTTGCAGAGCGCACGTTTCCGTCGCGGGTCGAGATGGCCGCGTGGCACGACGTGCTCCTGGTGCTGCATGGCCGCGAGGGCGGAAAGACCCTCGAGATCTTGGACCCCATGACGTTGGCGACGGTCGCCGGGCCCGGCCGGGCGCCGATGCCCGACGCGGAGACCGTGGTCTCGGTCACCGCCGAAGGTCCCTTGCTCCTGGTGTCGGGAGAGAAGCGCGGCCTCTTCGGGAGCGGCAGCTACGTCAGCGTCATCGACGGTCGCAACATGCAAGAGCCCGTGGCGCTCCGCGACAAGGCCATCGAGCCGAGCGTGAGGCCGGTGCTCTCTGGCGGCGGTGTCATCGCGGTCCTCCGCATGCCGGAGGGGCATGCGCTCTTTGCCTGGCCCAGCGGAGCCACCGCCGGTACACCGCTCCCGCAGCGCAAGCTCGTGGCGCTCGCCGCCATGGGCCAGCTCGTCTTCACAGTCCTCGAAGACGGCACCGGCAGCCGTGAGCTCGCGACCATCGACGCGACCACGCTCGCGCCGCGCTTCGGCTACGGGCCGGTCGTTGAGGCAGCGTCACTCGTAGCGCCGGCGGGGCTCGGCGCGCCGCCGCTCGCGGAGCACTTCGTCCAGCGAAGCGAGTCCCGCGTCTTGGTGCTCGCGCCGACGGCGCCGACGCACGCGGACGTGCGCTGCATGGCGCTGGAAGTCCGCGCAGGTACAGTGATTTCAAGACTTTGACGTGCCGCGTCGCGCGCAGCGGTGAGACGCGCGCTGCGCGCCAACTCGGAAGTTGTCCATAGAGCGATTTAGGTCGCCATCACGTGCACTTACGTTCCTGCTTGAAGGATTTGGTCAGGGTACAAAAATATCTGACTTGTATTCTTTGGTCGCATGCTAAACCAGCCTCGCTGCCGGCCGGAAATACCAGCCCCGGCTCGCTCCTGGAGAGGCTCAATGACGCGTCGTTCGGTTGTTTCGCTCGCTGCCCTTTCGTCCGTCGTCCTTTTCGCCGACTTGGCAAGCGCCCAGGCCGTTTCCGACAAGAGCTCGAGCGCCACGGCGCCGCTCATCTGGCGCACCCGCGACAG
This genomic interval carries:
- a CDS encoding serine/threonine protein kinase, producing the protein MTRPSDGREHTNAPSSSEDDYRPEGPTARARERVGSTIVGRYRLDELLGVGGSAAVYAATELESGQRFAIKILHPELSARDDLVRRFLREGAIAKKLDHPGLVPIFEDGHTEDGAVFLVMEMLEGHTLERWATFEERLPIVESLRVAEEVLDLLAAAHDAGIVHRDIKPANLFRTRSGEIKVLDFGIARFFEGPNDGMQTQHGAGMGTPSFMPPEQARGRWNLVDGRTDVWAVGAVLFAVLSGEKPRIAETTHEELLLAMTQPVRSVLDAAPRLPPLVADVVDRALAFAMDDRFASARAMQAALRSAREILEDKSPASAPTRPDLLVIENAPESRSMVFVAPPPISDSDVDPVSLSAADLETRERPPLMVAPRPPAPHAKKPSTDRPPPLPAAARPREAAGVQAPPAPLPPAPGRPRGVDPATVPRSDVQSGGLSSLARSVVGFDAEHRYILVAAEGTNLIGLRLHRGIALWRHPIPDGPVWLAVFGRTVVVASGASLSTVDLVTGEVTLRSVLPRPVDPDDRVPNAPAIVWFQNPQPMLVARASGSTLLSIHAGHGTVVAERTFPSRVEMAAWHDVLLVLHGREGGKTLEILDPMTLATVAGPGRAPMPDAETVVSVTAEGPLLLVSGEKRGLFGSGSYVSVIDGRNMQEPVALRDKAIEPSVRPVLSGGGVIAVLRMPEGHALFAWPSGATAGTPLPQRKLVALAAMGQLVFTVLEDGTGSRELATIDATTLAPRFGYGPVVEAASLVAPAGLGAPPLAEHFVQRSESRVLVLAPTAPTHADVRCMALEVRAGTVISRL